A genomic window from Sphingobacterium spiritivorum includes:
- a CDS encoding helix-turn-helix domain-containing protein, whose amino-acid sequence MSRLSMQTDGSLSNFSDGILDIRLFSFLNTTFHHHQLNQLISPANGVLYLHTEGDTLYIPDKYYAWIPSGMIYKLISKSEQIKLTTLFLKPEKNEIQSDFFNTLGVYAPNTLIEELLQFGFRHWQETKHAGLKESCMAALKRILPVVLSTPLKLFVPAPESEVLMEIITYIQKHLNSPSDFQQLAQRFNLSERTLSRWFKKETGSTIFQFVKSVRVQKALELIESSNMEIVEITHAVGYNSLSAFSTVFKEFMGESPQEYKKRFHKEK is encoded by the coding sequence ATGTCCAGATTATCAATGCAAACTGACGGCAGTTTGTCTAATTTTTCGGATGGTATATTAGATATAAGATTATTTAGTTTCTTAAATACCACCTTTCATCACCATCAACTGAATCAGTTGATATCTCCGGCGAATGGGGTACTGTACCTCCATACTGAAGGAGACACATTGTACATTCCAGATAAGTATTACGCCTGGATTCCTTCAGGTATGATATATAAATTAATTTCGAAATCGGAACAGATCAAACTGACAACTTTGTTTTTAAAACCGGAGAAGAATGAAATTCAATCTGATTTTTTCAATACTTTGGGAGTATACGCTCCTAATACCTTAATAGAAGAGTTACTGCAATTTGGATTTCGTCACTGGCAGGAGACAAAACATGCAGGACTCAAAGAATCCTGTATGGCTGCCCTTAAACGTATACTTCCGGTGGTTCTTTCTACTCCATTAAAACTCTTTGTCCCCGCTCCGGAATCGGAAGTTTTAATGGAAATCATAACTTATATCCAGAAGCACCTGAACAGTCCTTCTGATTTTCAGCAGCTTGCACAAAGATTCAATCTTTCCGAACGGACTTTATCACGATGGTTTAAAAAAGAAACAGGCAGCACCATATTTCAATTTGTCAAATCCGTCAGAGTGCAGAAAGCTCTTGAACTCATAGAAAGCAGCAATATGGAGATCGTCGAAATCACGCATGCGGTAGGATACAATAGTCTTTCTGCCTTTAGTACTGTATTCAAAG
- a CDS encoding TetR/AcrR family transcriptional regulator, whose protein sequence is MKKAETTRLTILQKAFELIYTKGYQTTSVDDILATTQVTKGAFYYHFKNKDEMGVAIINELMKPVLIKSFIEPLQHAENPLEAIYQLMYHLLMENDFLKVEYGCPAANFTQEMAPWNVDFSKALNDISRQWVNIMTAVIEKGQQNGSVRNDVNAQQVTLFIMSGYWGIRNFGKLENSKKVYIPYLNELKNYLNSLK, encoded by the coding sequence ATGAAAAAGGCAGAAACAACCCGGCTTACTATATTACAAAAAGCATTTGAGCTCATCTATACGAAGGGATATCAAACGACTAGCGTAGATGATATACTCGCTACTACGCAGGTGACAAAAGGAGCATTCTATTATCATTTTAAAAATAAAGATGAAATGGGTGTTGCAATCATCAATGAGCTAATGAAACCTGTCCTTATAAAAAGTTTTATTGAACCCCTGCAGCACGCCGAAAATCCTCTGGAAGCTATTTACCAACTGATGTATCATCTACTGATGGAGAATGATTTTCTAAAGGTTGAATATGGCTGTCCGGCAGCAAATTTTACACAGGAAATGGCACCGTGGAATGTTGATTTCAGTAAAGCACTTAATGATATCAGCAGACAATGGGTTAACATCATGACTGCTGTTATAGAAAAGGGACAGCAAAACGGATCTGTGCGTAATGATGTAAATGCGCAACAGGTAACACTGTTCATCATGTCGGGATATTGGGGAATACGAAATTTCGGAAAACTGGAAAACAGTAAAAAAGTATATATACCTTATTTAAATGAGCTTAAAAATTACCTGAACAGCTTGAAATAA